The Desulfovibrio inopinatus DSM 10711 genome segment AGCTTGATAAACGACTGGGTGACTTCCTCCAGCTCATAGGGCGTGGTTGCCGCAAACGTTTTGATCCAATCAAACGCCGCCGCCGCTTTTTCCGACGATCCCATAGCGGTTTCCAACGACACAGACAGACTTTCAAATGTTGAAGCAACACTTAAAAATTTATGCGCCACCAGCCCCGCGCCCAATCCCACCAATGCGGATTTGATGGAAAATACGGCATCGGACACGCTCATCAACTTGCTTTTCAGCCCAGTGGATTCCAAGGCAATGCGCCGAAACACGAGCGAAGCATGATCGCGTGCGGAGATGGTAATGCGGGTTTGTGTCTGGCCCATGAGGTCTCGTTCAATTTTCCGTGTTCGCGGCCTGGAATCGACTCAAGGTATCGGATTCCAAAACCTGAATTTTTCGCAATATCGCGGCATCAATGGTGATACCGAGGCTCCCGGCAACGCTGTACATGGGCGTGTAATCCAAGCCGATGATCCCGCCGAACGAGGTCCGCCATTGGGTTTGGCAGGCCAACCAGAGCCGCCATGCCGACATATTCCCCGGCCAGACTTCCGGCGCCTGCGCCTCACCCCATGCACACGCCGCGCACGGCGGTGCGTTGTCGTACCGCCTGGCGCAATCGCGGCAATATGTTATTTTGTCGCTATCGGAACGCCAGCGCCAGGCGTCGAGGAGTTTTTTTCAGCGGCCTCGCCTTTGCCGTTGGAATACATGGCCGTGGCTTCATAGACCGCAATAAAATCTCGCGACGACCGCTTGAGAAAGTCGGCCATATCCTTGCCGTACACCGACTCCACACAAAATTCCTGAAGTTGGCGCGTTTTTTTCATATATTCGACAGCCGCATCATCGTCGTGCGTATCCGGCTGTTTTCCACCTTTTTTGCCGCGTACCCGGTCGCTTTTCTTTTCCAGCGCCCGACTGAACAACGAGGCGATTTCATGTTCCCTGTCTTCCATTTCCTTCAACGCATCCCAGGAAAGAGACTGAATCTCGAAATCCGTTCCATCGGTAAGTTGTATCTGCATAAGACGCCTCCGGCTTCTGCACTCACTTTTTTCAAAAACGATCAAGAAAAGTGAGTGCAGAATTCAAAAACTGTAACGGTT includes the following:
- a CDS encoding DUF1799 domain-containing protein, with amino-acid sequence MTYCRDCARRYDNAPPCAACAWGEAQAPEVWPGNMSAWRLWLACQTQWRTSFGGIIGLDYTPMYSVAGSLGITIDAAILRKIQVLESDTLSRFQAANTEN